The DNA sequence GCCCGTGAGGCGTGTGGTACATGCCACCCAGGCTGTGGGCAATGGCATGGACGTAACCGACATAGGCGCGTGTAAAAGCAAATCCTGCAAGGTATGACGCCTTTTGCAGATTTTCTCTTGATTTGATATTGTGCCCGTCGCGGTAAGCGTTCTGGATATTCTCGATGATAAGGCGGCCTGCCAGGATGGCGGCTTCGGCACTTCCGTCAAAGTTGCTATTGCCGATGTAGGCTTCGATGGCGTGTGTGAGTGCATCCATGCCGGTAGTTGCCGTAAGACTTGGGGGCAAGTCGAGCGTAATGTTTGCATCGAGAATCGCAAGGCGCGGAATCAGGACAAAGTCATTGATGGGGTACTTCTCGTGCGTCTGCGGATTCGAAATCACGGCGGCCACAGTCGCTTCGCTTCCTGTCCCCGCCGTTGTCGGGATGGCGACGAGATACGGAATCTTGCGAAGAACGCGGAGCGTCCCTCGCATAAATGAAATCGGAGTCCACGGCCTTGCGATGCGGATTCCAACTCCCTTTGCGCAGTCGATGGCGGATCCTCCGCCAAAAGCAACGAGTCCTTTGCATTTGTTCTTTCGATAAATGCGGGTGGCTTCGTTGATATTGTCGATTGTCGGGTTCGGAATTGTCTTATCGTAAACGGAATACCTGAGTCCCGCTTCTTCCAGGTATTTTTTGATGTTCTGGAAATGCTCTGTCTTGGCGAGGAATTCGTCTGTAACGAGCAGGACATTATCGATGTCGTTTGCCTTGAGGTGCTTGGGGAGTTCTCGTAAGCTCCCAGCTCCGTGAACAATCTGCGGTTCACGCCAGGGCATAAAGTGGATGCCCACGAAGAATGTTTTCTGGAATGCTCGGCAAGCGAATCTGTACAGTAAAGAAGCCATAGAAACCTCCTACATTGATTTTAAAAAGCGCAACGCTTTTTCGGCGAAACTCTGAATTTTGGAATGCAAGTTGCCCGGAACAATTCCGTAAGGCGGATGGAAAAATGTCACCGCGTCAAATCCCTTTTGCTCCATAATATTGCGTTCGTGGCTAAACGTCTTGAATCCGTAAAATCCGTGGTAGTTGCCTGTACCGCTCATGCCCACGCCGCCAAAGGGAACTTCCAGATTCTCGATCTGGATAATGGTATTGTTCACGCAAGTGGATCCTGATGTGGTATGGTTCAAAACATGATTGATGTCGCGTTTGTTTGTACCAAAGATGTACAGGGCGAGTGGCTTTGGCCTACTCTGGATAAATGCAATCGCTTCGTCAAGAGTCTTGTAGGCGATAACCGGCATAATCGGTCCGAAAATTTCGGACTTCATGATTTCCATGTCGGGCGTGACGTTTGTGAGCACGGTGACCGGCGTGTAGCAGTTTTCGATATCGCTTACTCCGCCGACGACTTGGTTCGCCCCTTTGGCAATAGCATCCTTGATAAGGGCCGCGTGACGTTCGGTAGCCCGCTTGTCTACGATGTGTACAAAGTCTTTGCAATCGTGGCGCTTGGCCTCGGTGTCGCCGAATCTGCGTTTGATTTCTTCTGCAAAAGCTTCGGCAAATTCTTGAACTTTGTCTTCTGGGCAAAGAGCGTAATCGGGCGCGATGCAGGTTTGCCCGCCGTTTAGCGTCTTGCCCCAGGCAATTTGCTTGATGTGCTTTTTGACGTTTACGTCGGGGAGTAAAATTGTGGGCGACTTTCCGCCAAGTTCAAGCGTAATGCTGGCGTGGTGCTTGGCTGCCATTTCTGCAATATGGGCGCCGACCTTTGGACTGCCCGTAAAGAACACGTGGTCAAACGGAAGCTCTAGAAGCTTGTCTCCAATTTCGGCCCCTTCGCCTTCGATAAGTGCAATTTCATTTTCTGGGAACAGGTCCTTGAATAGCCGGACTGCAAAAGCACTGACATGAGGTGTCTTGTGCGATGGCTTCGCCATAATGACATTGCCTGCGGCAATTGCCGAAATGATCGGATTTACAAGCAGCAAAAACGGATAGTTCCACGGCACAAAAATGAGGACGCGTCCTTTGGGTTCATAGCGGAGAACGCTTTTGGACGTGGGCAAGAAAAAAACTCGATTTGCTTTTTTATCTCGCATCCATCTTTTTAAATGCTTGATGTTGTAGTCTATTTCTTCAATTGTCGGGAATATTTCGCTAAGCCAAGCTTCGAATCTTGGCTTGTGAAAATCCTGCCAAACAGCTTCGTAAAATTCATTTTGATGCTTTATAACGGCATCGCGGAGCTTTTTCAATTTCTGAATACGCTCTTTTGCTGATGTCTGGGCTATTTCCCAGCGATTTTGCCCTTGCGCTTCGAAAATGCTTTTAAGATTGATCCCATATAATTCATTCATACTCAATAAGATAGAACTTATTGGACAAAATGTTGCATTTTAAGTAATAAAAACAAAGCTTTTTTAATTATATAGGTATATCTTCTTTTGCTTTAATTTTGTAAATTGAAATTATGAGTTCTTTAATCCGTTATAAAGGTAAAACTCCACAGGTTGGTGAAAGAGTATTTTTAGCCGAAGGTGCATGCCTTGTGGGCGATGTTTGCATCGGTGATGATTCGTCGGTGTTCTACAATGCCGTTTTGCGTGGCGATCTGGCTCAAATCAAAGTTGGCAAGAGATCGAATATTCAGGACAATGTGACTGTTCATGTTTCAACGGGTGTTGGCGTGAACATTGGCGACGAAGTGACTGTTGGTCATGGGGCTGTACTCCATGGATGCACGATTGATGACAATGTTCTCGTTGGCATGGGGGCTATTGTCATGGATGGGGCTCATATCAAAAAAAATTGTATTATCGGTGCTGGCGCGCTAGTGACTTCTGCAAAGGAGTTCCCTGAAGGTTCACTTGTGATGGGATCTCCGGCGCATGTCGTTAGGGCGTTGACTACAGATGAAATAAAGAATGTAAAGATTGGCGTAGAACACTACTTGGACGCAAAGGATGAACTTTTAAAAGATGTATAAGTTCTTTTTCCTCATTAATCCGGTGAGTGGAGGTGGACAAGGTAAGGTAATCCATAAGTTTCTTCCTGAAATTATGGAGTCGATGGATTTTAAATCTGACGAGTGGAAGTCGGAATTTACGCGCAAGGATGGCTTGAACGAACAAGTCCTGAAGGCGCTTTCTTCGACGGAAACGCTTGTTGCTGTTGGTGGCGATGGAACGGTTTCTTCGGTGCTTTCCATTATGCTGACCTCGGAAGATGCCGACAGAGTCCAGATTGGGCTTATCCCGCTTGGTACTGGCAACGACCTTGCTCGCGTACTTGGGCTTTACAAGCCTTTTGCGGACAAGGGACTTTTGTATCTGGTGCGCAGGCTCCTGATGGCGAAGGCTAGACCTTTTGATATCTGGACGGTGAATGGCAAGTACGCGCTTGCAAATTATTTCTCGGCGGGTATTGATGCTCGTATTGCTCATGATTTTAACCAAGACCGGGCAATGGGTGTCATTTCTTCGAATTCTGTTATTGCGAACAAGCTGCATTATGTTAAGCGCTTTTTTGCGGATAGGGCATACCATCTGAAAAGTGGATGGCTGTCGATGGTTGAAAATACGCCTGAGCTTGTTGAAAATGTGGATTTGACGGGGCATACGACGGTCATTGTCGGGAACATCCCGAGCTTTGCCAGTGGTGCCAATCCGTTCTTCAAGTCCGACATGGCGGATGGCTATTTGGAAGTCGTCTGTGTGCCGAATATGCTGAATTTCTTGCTTGCAATCGCTGTCGGGAATATTCCTGTTGTTGGCTATATTCTCAAAAAGCACCTGCTCAAGTCGCGCAAGGTTCGTTCGCTGACGCTTGACCTCGCCGATAACGAATACATCCAGCTCGATGGGGAAGATTTGAGTGGCAAGGTGGGGCGTCGCGTTACCATTCAGTTTGCATGTCAAGTTCACATGCTCACGCTAGAGGAATAATGTTTTCAGTTTCTTTATCTGAAGTTTTTGAAACGATGAATCTTAAAATGCCTTCGAATGAGGGCGTTTTAAATTTTAAACTGACTGGATTTTCATCGCTCGATCAGGCGGGGCCGCACGATGTCTCGTTCTGGACGGGCGATGCCAAAACGGAAACAGGACTTGCAGGGAATGCCGGTGGCGTGAGCGCGAGTGCTTTTGCCGGCGTTACGGCGGGCCTCCTTTTTGTGCCGAGTTTATACGAAAAGTATTGCGTGGATGGGCGCTCAGAACTTTTGCCGAATGTGCATTTTGTATGCCCGGTCGAAAATCCATACCATGCAATGGTGACGTTCATGAAGGAATTTGTAGAACGTCGCGAAGTTTTTGAAGAAACGAAAATTGCAGCTTCTGCACAAGTTCATGCTTCGGCGGTTGTTGAAGGCGTGGTGGGCGAGAACGCTATCGTCGGTCCGAATTGCGTGGTGATGAAAGGCGCTACGATTGGCGCTGGCACAATTCTAGAAGCAAATGTGACGGTTTACCCGCGTGTGACGATTGGCGAAGATTGCGTGTTCCAGGCGGGCGTTGTCGTGGGTCCTCGCGGTTTTGGATTTTACGAGTACGAGGGCAAGCGTCGTATGGTGCCGCATTTGGCGGGAGTCCGCATCGGGAACCGCTGTAGCTTTAGCGCAAATGACGTGGTTGCTGCGGGCTTTGTCTCTCCGACGGTGATTGGCGATGATTGCCATTTCGATACGTTCGTACAAGTGGCGCATAATTGCCGCCTTGGAAACAACATCATGATGGCTTCGCAGTCTGGCGTGGCGGGTTCCGTGATTATGGAAGATGACGTGGAATTTGCGGGCGGTGTGCAGTCGGCGGGGCATTTGACGATTGGCAAGGGCGTGAAAGTCGCTGCCAAGGCGGGCGTTACCAAGAGCCTCAAGGCGGGCAAGGTTTACGCTGGCTATCCGGCCGAAGAAATTGACGTCTGGCGCCGTTCCGTCGTGAAACTCCGAATGATGGGAAAGCGGTAGGGTGTGGGGTATGGGGTCGCTAGTAAACTTGCTATGGGGACGCTACGCTTTGGGCTTTAGAAATATTGTTTTATGCCCATAGCCCATAGCTCAAAGGACCGTAAGGTCCGCGCCCATAGCTTAACATGCTCTAAGTTCTAAGTTCTTAACTTTCAAGAGTGCAATATTTTTATAAATTCCCGTTATCTAAATGAAAAAAGATTCTCGTAAAAGCCCGCGTGAGTGGGAATTTAGTTCTGCGTCTTTGTCTTACGGCAAGGCGAACGTTAAAATTGAACTCCAGGAGTACAATCCGCAACTGGAGCCTCGCGTCGAATGGCGCGTGGGCGGTCGTTCTTTTTACAGCACCGATTGCGTGAAGTGCTTCACGGATTTGAAGTTCAGCGTGGCCCGTACTGCAATTTATGAATCGGGCGAAGGCGCTCATGCATTGAAGCTTGCGTCTCCGGAACACCTTGCACCTGTATTCTTGATGTGGCCGTCTCGCCGCTTTGTGGTGGATGTCGCCTGCAACGAAGAAAGTGATAAGGGTTGTGTTGCTGAAGTCCCGCTGATGGATGGCAGTGCGCTCCCGTTCTTTAGCGAATTTCGCAGAAATGTGGGTGCGCCCGAAGAACTCGCTTTTTACGACGTTCCCTTGCACGATGAATGGGACTTGTTCCGCACGGATGTTGATGTTGCACAAGCACAAAAGCCTTACGGTTCCGTGAAAATCACGCCGAGCGAAGCGTTCGAGGTGGAATACATCTTGGAACGAAACGAAAACGGTCGCGTCTTTAAGTCGGCGGCGAATGTTTCCATTTACTCGGCAGAAGACTTGTACAATGTCTTTGTGGCGAGAACTTTTATTTTGAAAAACGAATTTGACGAAGCCCGCAAGGCAGGTTTGCTTGGCGGGGTGGATGAATCCTGTGGGCTCTTGCTCGACAATTCTCCGGAAGCTTCGGCTCCCGCGTTTAGAGTTGCCGATGAACCCGCTCGTCATAAAATCCTCGACCTGTTGGGAGACCTTTGCTTTGCAAAGCCCGCACTCCCGAAAGTTCGTCTGGAAATCATCAACGGTGGTCACTTGAGCCACAGAACAATCTTAGAAAAGGTGTTGCCCTATGCTTTACAATGAAGAACAAGTTCATGCCCTCCTCCCTCAGAAGGCTCCGTTTGCTTTCGTGGACGAAATTCAGGAAATCACCGAAGGTGACCAGCCGTCTATCGTTGCTGTTTGGCACGTGACGGGCAAGGAAAAGTTCTTTGACGGTCACTTCCCGAACAATCCGGTGCTCCCGGGCGTGATCCAGATCGAATCCATGGCTCAGGCCGCAACGCTCTTGACAATGATTGCTAAGAAGGCCGATGTCGAAGGCAAGCGCCCGGCATTCATGGGTGTCGAAAACTGCCGCTTCCGCGCTCCGGTGATTCCGCCGCAGGACTTGACGCTCAAGGCTACGCTCGTGATGGCTCGCCATGGCATCTACAAGTACACTGGCGAAATCTGGCAGGGCGAAACGCTTATCTGCAACGCCTCCTTTAGCGCTGCAATGGTCTAATTAAGGCTGAGTTATGACGCGAGCTGACGATAAATTGAACGTGTTGATTTTAGCGGCTGGGCTTGGCACAAGGCTGAGACCTTTGACGTCGGAAATCCCGAAGCCGTTGGTTCGCATTTATGACAAGAGCATTCTCGAAATCCAAATGGAGCGGGCGAAGTCGCTTGGCGATGTCCGCTTGCACGCGAATGCGCATTACCTGGCTGACCAGATTGTAAGTGAGGGCAAACGCCTTGGCTTTGAAAAAGTTTGGGTCGAAACGCCTGAAATCCTCGGAACTGCTGGCCCCTTGCGCCGGATTTATGCGGCGGGGTATCGCGGTGGTCTCTTGATTATGAATGGCGACGCGTACTGCAATTTTGACTTGGGTGCGTTTGTGCGGAATGCACGAAACCGCTGTGAGGTGGCTCTCCTGGCGGTCGATTTCCCGAAGGTAAACACGTTCCGCGTGGGTGCGGATGGTTGCCTTGCGGGCGTTGCAGGCCGCTTTGGCTCGGAAGAAGGCTTTGCCGCAACGTTCTCTGGAATTTCGTGGTACAGCGATGAAGCTTTGTCTCGGATTCGCGACGGCGAATTCGATATCCGTGAATTCTGGAAGCAAGAGATTGCTGCGGGGTGTGCTCCGTTTGTCGATATGAGTCAACTGCATGCCACGTGGATTGACATGGGTTCGCCCGAAGGTCTTATGGCTGCAGTGGAAGCGCGCTTGGTGGAATGTGGCCGCAACAAGAATGAAGCGGTTGTGGAACCCGGCGTTGTCATTCCTGACGGTGTGAAAATTGCTCATTCTGTGATTTTTAAAGGTGCCGAAATTCAACCTGGCGAGACCATCGAAAACGAAATCCGCGGAAAAGGATTTAAGTGGGTAGTCAGTGGTCAATAGTCATTGGTCAATAGATAGTTTAATTTTAGTGTGTCATCCTGAGCGGAGTGTAACGTAGTCGAAGCATCTAAAGCGAATTGCATTATGCCAAATAGTTATTACACATACATAATGACAAATCAAAGTAATACTACTTTATATATTGGTGTAACGAATAATATTGAACGTCGTGCGTTAGAACATATTGAAGGATTTGGAGCGGCATTTACATCTAAATATAAAATCAATAAACTTGTTTATTTTGAACGATATACAGAAGTTTTGGATGCTATTAAGCGAGAAAAACAATTAAAAGGATGGAAACGAGAAAAAAAGGTAATGCTTATAAATCAGATGAATCCTGAATGGAATAACTTGATGCAGGAATAGAGATCCTTCGACTCCACGCTTAACGCGTTTCGCTCAGGATGACACTGTTGTTTAACCATGCTTTATTGCAATGATGTAGTTCTAACCCCTAAAACCTATAACCTACTACCTAATCATGCGTAAATTTAGAATTGTTTTAGTTGAACCGGAACACCCGCACAATGTGGGGTTTGTCGCACGTGCCATGCATTGCTATGCATTGCCGGAACTTTATATTGTCTATCCGAAGCGCGACAAAGTCTTGGACAAATCTTACCATACGGCGGCCAATAGCCATGACATTCTGGATAACGCAAAGGTTGTCCACAAGTTCGAAGATGCCATTGGCGATTGCTCTTGCGCTGTCGCTTACAGCCGCCGCATTTTTGCAAGTTCCATCAAGCATACGATGGTGCAGAACTTGTCTGACATGCTCCCCGAAGATGGAACGATTGCTCTCGTGTTCGGTCGTGAATCTTGCGGGCTTGCGCTTGAAGAAGTGAACGCTTGCACGTACCAGTGCGAAATTCCGGTGCCGGGACTTATGAGCTTGAATCTTGGACAAGCGGTCTCGATTAGCTTGTACGAACTTTGCCGTTCCGGGGCACTCGCGAACGGCGAGGGCCGCGCGAAGCGCACAACGCGAGGCGTTGCCGAAACGGGTCCTGCAACTATTCAGCAGATTGATGGCTTCAAGAAGTTCCTTGACCGTTATTTGACGGGCCAGTATCACGATCAGGCTTGGCGCGATAGCTTCCTCAACACGCTCTTGCAGCGCTTGCACCCGACGCGTAACGAACTCTCGGCGCTGTTCGGACTTTTGCGCAATTTGGCTGGCAAGCCCGCTCGCTTGGAACATGCCGCCGAAAAGGCTGCAAAGCAGGCATCGCAGAATGCTGAACAGGATGAAACTCAAAAGGCGGACTGCTCGCAGAAATCCGAGTAGCAATACCGCTGGAGATGGACATGTACGAAATATTGCCCTACAGTCACGAACTGGAACAGCGCTGGGATCGCTTTGTCATGGAAAATTCCATGAACGGAACGTTTTTGCAGACGCGCAAGTTCTTGAACTACCATCCAGAAGGTCGGTTCAAGGACGCTTCGTTCTTTGTCGAAAAGAGCGGTATCATCGTGGCTGTCGTTCCTGGCTGTAATGTCGATGGCAAATTCGTATCGCATCAGGGGTCCACTTTCGGTGGCCCCGTTATCTCCAAAGATTTTTATTCGGGCAACAAGATTCTTGAAATCATCAAGACGATTGATGATCACATTGCCCAAAATTTCAAAAGCGTAAAGCTAAAACCGACGTCGCAGATTTTTGCAACGATGCCGACGGATATGCTGGATTACGCTTTGGAACATGCGGGTTACTGCCGCCATACGGAACTCAGCTGCTATACGCCGCTTGCTCAAGATGTTGATCCGCTTGAAGCCTGCAAGCGTGAATGTCGCCATAACTTTAGACAAGCTGAAAAATTGAATTTGACCTACGGCGAGATTCCCGATAGCGAAATGGAAACATTTTACGATTTCCTGGTGCTTTCTAAGGCTCGCCACAACACGACGCCCGTCCATTCCTTAGCTGAACTGCACGACCTTAAACGGAGATTTCCAAAAGAAATTTTATTCCGTGGTGTTTGGCAGAACGGCGAATACCTTTCGGGAATGATGATTTTCTATTTCAAACAGGTAAAGGTTTTCCATTTCCAGTACCTTGCTCCCGATGATTCTAAACGCGAAACGAACGCTACAACGGCGCTGTTTGTGAATGCCATGCGAGAAGCCGCTCAAGCGGGCTGCGAAAAATTCTCTTGGGGAATTTCGACTGAAGATGGCGGCGCGTATTTAAACGAGAATCTCTATCGTTTTAAAGAGTCGTTCGGCGCACTTCCTTGCGTGAACGCGAGATACGAGAAATGAGTTACTAGTTGTTGGTCCTTAGTCAATAGTTTTTAGTTTTGCAAACGTGTAATCGAAAATCTCTAATGACCATTGACCAATAACTATTGACTAAACTCTAATCCCTATTTACTTCTTTAACAAAATCCTCATACTCGTAGATGTAATCGGATTCATCGTAATGCTCGGAGGCGAGCACCATGCAGACGGCGCCCGAAGAGAAGTTTTCGATTTCGCGCCAGTGCATTGTCGGGATGTAAAGCCCGTGGTAGGAACGGTTCAGGGAATATTTGGAACGCGTCTTGCCGTCGTCCAGAATCACGTCAAAGCTACCGCTTGCCGCAATGATCAGCTGACGTAGCTTGCGATGGGCATGGCCACCGCGGGTCGTTCCGCCCGGGACGTCGTACAGGTAGTACACGCGCTTGATATCAAACGGGATGAGTTCGCCGCCTTCGACAACACTCAAGTTGCCTCGCTGGTCGTGAGCGATAGGGATATCAATTAAACGCGGTTCTTTAAGCTGTTCTTCGTTCCATTCCATGCCCTTAATATAACAAAACCTTTTTGAAATGAAATGATTTGCTTGAAAAATATAATGTATGGCGCCCCCGGAACAAATGCGAGTACGAGAAATAATGGATCCCCTCCCTGACGGTCGAGGATGACGGGGCCGGGGTGACAATGTGAGCCAACTTATCTCCAGTGCTTCAGTTGCGAGAGGTGCGAATCAAAGAACTTGCGTCTTTCTGCATCGGGCGTGTTGTCGGGATTTGGCATGTGCGAAAGCAAAAAGTCAAGCAATGTGTCTTTGCTTGTGTAGGCAAACTTGCCACCGTCATAGCACCACTTGCAGTAATCTTCGTTGAAAGAGCCGTCCGTTTCGCGGCTGATCATGGCATCGTCACCGAGCGGCATGCCGCAGCACTGGCAAAAGAGCTGGCGCGGAGCGCCGAGCAGCGTGTTGATGGAAACGTTGAATTCCTTTGAAAGCACTTTGAGCATTTCTGTGTTTGGCTGAGTTTCTCCGGTTTCCCAGCGGCTAATGGCCTGGCGTGTCACGTGAATGCGTTCTGCCATTTGGTCTTGCGTAAGGTTGTGCTTTTCGCGGATGTTCTTCAAAATCTCCTGGGTCTTCATTGAATCTCCTTTGTTCGATTACGGAGTCAAATATACCAACGCTCTAGCGCAAAATCAAGAAACAGGCTGTTGCGTTGTGTAAAATGTAAATGGGTTGTTAGTTGTTTGAATTAGTAATTCGGAATCTGAATCTTGGGCATCTTCAGGTTCAATGGGCGGTACAGTTCGTCGTATAAATCCTGAAGTTCCTTTTTCTTGAAATCGTAAAGGCGGTATGTTCCTATGACGCTTCTCGCTGTGTCTAGGTTGCCGAGATTTCTTCCAACTTGGATGTGCTTGAAACCGGCTGTTTTTATAGCCCGCATAAGGGAACGTAGCTCGTAAAGATAGTCCTTGTTAAAGCCATCTTCCAGTATCAGGACAATCCAGTCCTTGTCTGGAAATTCGAATCGTGTGCGCACTGTGGCGAGGTCCTTGGCGATGACGTTAAAGGCCGATAGAGGCTTTATTCTTGCATTAGGGTAGTCTTTGTCACGGATGGCCTTGATGGAATCAGATGGCTTTGCTCCGCGGCGCCCTTCTCCGGGGAATGCGATGAAGGCCCCGCTGGAATCAGTGATATATTCTTTGTTGGAATCGGAGTAAAGGCCCCAGATTATTTTGCCCGGGTCTTCTTCCGATTCTTTTTGGATGGCGACATAATCTACATTTGGCTTTCTCTTGGGAAAATCATCAGATGATGGATCGACGAGTTCCTTTAGAACGGTGTAGTAGGTGTTCGGCATGAAACCGCCCCTTGCGCCAATGACGAAGAAACTGTCTTTTTTTACGGCGACAGCCAAATGCAGCAGGCTGGAATCGCTTTTTTCAAAGGAAACTTGGACTTTCTCAAATACGGCACCTTTGATGCTGCCTTTTGGCCGTTCTTTCGCGGATGTGTTCGATACGGCAAGTATAGTTATGATTGCAAAAAGAATGAACCTGTTCATACGTTTTACTTAAAGATAAAACTTTGTATATTTACGGCATGACCGCAAAGACTATAAAAATACAATATCTCAATGAATCGATTCCGAAACTCGCTTACATTGGTGGCAAATCGGACTGGATAGACCTTGCCGCCGCAGAAACGGTGACGCTCAAGGCGGGCGAATTCCGCCTGATTCATCTAGGTGTTGCAATGAAGTTGCCTGAAGGCTACGAGGCACATATCGCTCCGCGCAGTTCCACGTTTAAAAACTTTGGAATTTTACAGGTAAATTCTGTAGGCGTGGTCGATTCGAGCTACTGCGGTGCAAACGACTGGTGGAAAATGCCTGTTTACGCCACCCGCGACGTGACCATCGAGAAAGGGAGCCGCATTGCGCAGTTCCGCATCATGGAAATCCAGCCGACGCTCACCTTCGAGGAATGCCCGCTTGACGGCGCCGACCGCGGTGGTTTTGGAAGTACAGGAATTTAGGGACCCCACACATATTCCCCCTTCTCATACCTACAATTTTTACATGAATTTCACTGTCTACTTCCTACTTCCTACATCCTACTTTCCTATATTTTCCACGCAAAAATTTTAAACAAGGACATTGTTATGGCAAAGATTGCTATTCTCGGTTACGGTAACCTCGGTCGCGGTGTGGAATGCGCTGTGAAGCAGGCTCCGGATATGGAACTCGTCGCTGTTTTCACGCGTCGCGATCCGTCGACGGTGAAGATCCAGACGGCTGGTGTTCCGGTGTTGAACGTCTCTGAAATGGAAGCATGGAAGGACAAGGTTGACGTGCTCATCATTTGCGGTGGCTCTGCTACGGATCTGCCGGTGCTCACTCCGAAGTACGCTTCTATGTTCAACGTGATCGACTCCTTCGACACGCACACTAAGATTCCGCAGCACTTCGCTGCTGTTGACGCTGCAGCCAAGGGCGCAAACAAGATTGCTATGATCTCTGTCGGTTGGGACCCGGGTATGTTCAGCTTGAACCGCGTGTATGCTCAGTCCATCCTTCCGGAAGGCAAGGACTACACGTTCTGGGGCAAGGGTGTTTCTCAGGGCCACAGCGATGCTGTTCGCCGCATCAAGGGTGTGAAGAACGCCAAGCAGTACACCTGCCCGGTGGAATCTGCTCTCGAAGCCGTGCGTAGCGGTTCCATGCCGGAACTCACGACTCGCCAGAAGCACACTCGTCTCGTTTACGTTGTTGCAGAAGAAGGTGCAGACAAGGCTTACATCGAAAACGCCATCAAGACGATGCCGAACTACTTCGATGAATACGACACCACGGTCAACTTCATCAGCGAAGAAGAATTCAACAAGAACCACAGCGGCCTCGCTCACGGTGGTTTCGTGATCCGTACCGGCAAGACCGGCATGAACAAGGAACACACGCACGTGATCGAATACAGCCTGAAGCTCGATTCCAACCCGGAATTCACGACGAGCGTTCTCGTGGCTTACGCCCGCGCCGCTCTCCGCATGAAGGCTAACGGCCAGACCGGTTGCAAGACTGTTCTCGACGTTCCGCCTGCATACCTCAGCACCTTGAGCGACGAAGACCTCCGCGCTCATTGCTTGTAATAAGACCGCACGGCTCTATCGTAAGATAGAACCTCCGTCTTCGCCTTGTTCCCACCTTCGACGACTCATTGATACGAGTTGCCTACGGCTCACGGTAAAGAACAAAGATCCCCGCCTGCGCGGGGATGACATTGTGGAAAAAATTGCCTCGGGTTAACCCGAGGCTTTTCTGTATAAAACAAGTCTTTTGTGTGGCTTGTTGGAGAGTCTTTTTGTATAATGGACAGAAGAAATTTTTATTTTGGGGGTGAAAGTTTCTATAGTTGAAACGGGAGAATCCTATGCGTGTGTTTTTGAGAAAGATTTTTTTGCTGACTGCGATTGTTATATGTGGTCTTGTTTTTGATTCTTGTGCTATGATTTTTTCAGTGAGCCGTCCTGATCTTTCGCAAAAAGAATATACTGCCTTGATTATAAATGATAAAAAGGCTGCACAATGCTATGTGGAAGAAACAAGAGTCGGGATGATTATTTTGG is a window from the Fibrobacter sp. UWB4 genome containing:
- a CDS encoding diaminopimelate dehydrogenase, which encodes MAKIAILGYGNLGRGVECAVKQAPDMELVAVFTRRDPSTVKIQTAGVPVLNVSEMEAWKDKVDVLIICGGSATDLPVLTPKYASMFNVIDSFDTHTKIPQHFAAVDAAAKGANKIAMISVGWDPGMFSLNRVYAQSILPEGKDYTFWGKGVSQGHSDAVRRIKGVKNAKQYTCPVESALEAVRSGSMPELTTRQKHTRLVYVVAEEGADKAYIENAIKTMPNYFDEYDTTVNFISEEEFNKNHSGLAHGGFVIRTGKTGMNKEHTHVIEYSLKLDSNPEFTTSVLVAYARAALRMKANGQTGCKTVLDVPPAYLSTLSDEDLRAHCL